One genomic window of Streptomyces sp. WP-1 includes the following:
- a CDS encoding tyrosine-type recombinase/integrase yields the protein MRATRSHTFSSRGRQWRTDKLRREAHKLMAATGVRKVRLYDARDACLSWMANNGVPDTVVSAWAGHSDLGFTKRAYVHPDPQSLRAGSEKPPNCSTELDQQR from the coding sequence ATGCGCGCCACAAGATCGCACACCTTCAGCAGCCGGGGGCGGCAGTGGAGGACGGACAAGCTCCGGCGCGAGGCGCACAAGCTGATGGCCGCCACGGGCGTACGGAAGGTGCGGCTGTACGACGCGCGGGACGCCTGCCTGTCGTGGATGGCGAACAACGGGGTGCCGGACACGGTGGTCTCCGCGTGGGCCGGTCACTCGGATCTCGGCTTCACGAAGCGGGCCTACGTGCACCCCGACCCGCAGTCGCTCAGGGCGGGTTCGGAGAAGCCGCCGAACTGCTCGACTGAGCTTGATCAACAGCGTTAG
- a CDS encoding DUF309 domain-containing protein gives MTNAGDGGERDRDAEGRARSARPRDGLGRPLPYGAQGVPRQPEGVVRAPRETVAEAQALLDTGRPFHAHEVFEDAWKSGPEDERALWRGLAQLAVGLTHAARGNAVGGARLLRRGADAVEKWERGSGEDRPYGMDLAGLVRWARELAGRVEAGGDPVDAGVEAPRLGP, from the coding sequence ATGACGAACGCGGGTGACGGCGGGGAGCGGGACCGGGACGCGGAGGGGCGGGCCCGCAGTGCGCGGCCGCGGGACGGGCTCGGGCGGCCGTTGCCGTACGGCGCGCAGGGGGTGCCGCGGCAGCCGGAGGGTGTGGTGAGGGCGCCGCGCGAGACGGTCGCCGAGGCTCAGGCGCTGCTCGACACGGGCAGGCCGTTCCACGCGCACGAGGTGTTCGAGGACGCCTGGAAGTCGGGGCCCGAGGACGAGCGCGCCCTGTGGCGGGGGCTGGCCCAGCTGGCGGTGGGGCTCACCCACGCCGCCCGGGGCAACGCGGTCGGCGGCGCCCGGCTGCTGCGGCGCGGCGCGGACGCGGTCGAGAAGTGGGAGCGCGGCAGCGGCGAGGACCGGCCGTACGGGATGGATCTCGCCGGGCTCGTCCGCTGGGCGCGGGAGCTGGCCGGGAGGGTGGAGGCCGGGGGCGATCCGGTGGACGCCGGGGTGGAGGCGCCCAGGCTGGGGCCCTGA
- the cobF gene encoding precorrin-6A synthase (deacetylating) yields the protein MREIHVIGIGAGDPEQLTLQAVRALRGTDVFFLLDKGEEKSDLTRLRLDILDAHLPEGSYRVVEARDPERDRKAGGSAYSPAVGDWRSARAGIYERLIVEELGDDETGAFLVWGDPALYDSTIGILDEVLARGAVSFEYAVVPGVSSVSALVARHRTGLNRVARPVQITTGRRLAEGFPQGVDDVVVMLDAHQAFRHYADEDIDIYWGAYIGTPDEILVSGPLAEAGPEIERVRAEARERKGWIMDTYLLRRNPGER from the coding sequence GTGCGAGAGATTCATGTCATCGGTATCGGCGCGGGCGACCCCGAGCAGCTGACCCTCCAGGCGGTGAGGGCGCTGCGCGGCACGGACGTGTTCTTCCTGCTCGACAAGGGCGAGGAGAAGAGCGATCTCACCCGGCTCCGCCTGGACATATTGGACGCGCACCTGCCCGAGGGGTCGTACCGGGTGGTCGAGGCCCGGGACCCGGAGCGGGACCGCAAGGCGGGCGGGTCGGCGTACTCGCCGGCCGTCGGGGACTGGCGCAGCGCCCGCGCCGGTATCTACGAGCGGCTGATCGTCGAGGAGTTGGGCGACGACGAGACCGGCGCGTTCCTGGTGTGGGGCGATCCGGCGCTGTACGACAGCACGATCGGCATCCTGGACGAGGTGCTGGCGCGGGGCGCGGTCTCCTTCGAGTACGCCGTGGTGCCCGGTGTCAGCAGCGTCTCCGCGCTGGTCGCCCGTCACCGCACCGGTCTGAACCGGGTCGCCCGGCCCGTGCAGATCACCACCGGGCGGCGGCTCGCCGAGGGCTTCCCCCAGGGAGTGGACGACGTGGTCGTGATGCTCGACGCCCACCAGGCCTTCCGGCACTACGCGGACGAGGACATCGACATCTACTGGGGCGCCTACATAGGCACCCCGGACGAGATCCTCGTCTCCGGGCCCCTCGCCGAGGCGGGCCCCGAGATCGAGCGGGTGCGGGCGGAGGCCCGGGAGCGCAAGGGGTGGATCATGGACACGTATCTGCTGCGGCGGAACCCCGGGGAGCGGTAG
- a CDS encoding cobalt-precorrin-6A reductase, which produces MPAPPPQPPRRHVLVLGGTTEARSLAAALAAHPAGLRVTTSLAGRTARPEAPAGEIRTGGFGGAEGLAEWLRAHRVDALVDATHPFAASITANAARATAATGVPMVVLRRPGWGPVPGDRWYDVPSLAAAAEALPGLGDRVFLTTGRLGLAAFAHLAEQHFLVRSVERPDPPLPPHTEILLARGPFTVADERELLRAHRVDVLVTKDSGGEATAAKLTAARELGLPVVVVRRPPLPDGVTAVPDVAGVLGRLGLGSEATEGAAQAEGTA; this is translated from the coding sequence ATGCCCGCACCGCCCCCGCAGCCCCCGCGACGACACGTCCTCGTCCTCGGCGGCACCACCGAGGCCCGCAGCCTCGCCGCCGCTCTGGCCGCGCACCCCGCCGGGCTCCGGGTGACCACCTCCCTGGCCGGACGCACCGCCCGGCCGGAAGCACCGGCGGGGGAGATACGGACCGGGGGCTTCGGCGGGGCCGAGGGCCTGGCGGAGTGGCTGCGGGCGCACCGGGTGGACGCGCTGGTCGACGCCACCCATCCGTTCGCCGCGTCGATCACCGCGAACGCGGCCCGCGCGACGGCGGCCACCGGAGTCCCGATGGTCGTACTGCGCCGCCCCGGCTGGGGGCCCGTCCCGGGCGATCGCTGGTACGACGTCCCGTCCCTGGCCGCGGCCGCGGAGGCGCTGCCCGGACTTGGCGACCGGGTGTTCCTCACCACCGGGCGCCTCGGCCTGGCCGCCTTCGCGCACCTGGCCGAGCAGCACTTCCTGGTCCGCTCGGTGGAACGCCCCGACCCCCCGCTGCCCCCGCACACCGAAATCCTCCTGGCGCGCGGCCCGTTCACCGTCGCCGACGAGCGGGAACTGCTGCGGGCGCACCGCGTCGACGTCCTGGTCACCAAGGACAGCGGCGGCGAGGCCACGGCGGCGAAACTCACGGCCGCCAGGGAACTCGGGCTGCCGGTGGTGGTCGTACGACGGCCGCCGCTGCCGGACGGGGTGACGGCCGTCCCCGATGTGGCGGGGGTGCTGGGGCGGCTCGGTCTCGGATCGGAGGCAACCGAGGGGGCCGCGCAGGCCGAGGGAACCGCGTAG
- a CDS encoding long-chain fatty acid--CoA ligase translates to MATLSVAAILAENARRRPARTALVEGERRLSFGAAWQAALAQAGALTALGVRPGDRVALMAPNTTEFPLAYYAVAAAGGVVVPVHLLLSPGEIEHVLKDSGATLLLVHPAQAVAGRTAADALGVRVITLGAEFDALAAEAEPLTTYATRAADDPAVILYTSGTTGVPKGAVLSHFNLVMNATVCAFDANDVRPDDIALGALPLFHAFGQTVSLNSTWRAGATLVLLPRFDAARAIELMVKENINTFHGVPTMFVALAAAAADADVLPELRVCISGGASLPVAVLERFEAAFGARIYEGYGLSETSPTATVNQPDFGTRAGTIGHPLWGVDAEIARAEVEGRIELLPPGELGEVVIRGHNVFSGYLGRPEATAEALVDGWFRTGDLGTKDEQGFLTIVDRKKDVIIRGGYNVYPREVEEVLVRHPGIAQVAVIGLPDELHGEEVCAIVVPAPGGGLDATAVIEWSKEHLGRHKYPRRVEFAEELPLGPSMKVLKRELRTRYTG, encoded by the coding sequence ATGGCAACCCTGTCCGTCGCCGCCATCCTGGCCGAGAACGCCAGGCGCCGCCCCGCACGCACCGCACTCGTGGAAGGGGAGCGGCGGCTGAGCTTCGGCGCCGCGTGGCAGGCGGCGCTGGCCCAGGCCGGCGCGCTCACCGCCCTCGGCGTCCGGCCGGGCGACCGGGTCGCCCTCATGGCCCCGAACACCACGGAGTTCCCGCTCGCCTACTACGCCGTCGCCGCGGCCGGCGGTGTCGTCGTCCCCGTCCATCTGCTGCTGTCCCCGGGCGAGATCGAGCACGTCCTCAAGGACAGCGGCGCCACGCTGCTCCTCGTCCACCCGGCACAGGCCGTCGCCGGGCGGACCGCGGCCGACGCCCTCGGCGTCCGCGTAATCACCCTGGGCGCGGAGTTCGACGCCCTCGCCGCCGAGGCCGAGCCGCTGACGACGTACGCCACCCGGGCCGCCGACGACCCGGCCGTGATCCTCTACACCAGCGGCACCACCGGCGTCCCCAAGGGCGCCGTGCTCAGCCACTTCAACCTGGTGATGAACGCGACCGTCTGCGCCTTCGACGCCAACGACGTGCGCCCCGACGACATCGCCCTCGGCGCGCTGCCCCTCTTCCACGCGTTCGGGCAGACCGTCTCGCTCAACTCCACCTGGCGGGCGGGCGCCACGCTGGTGCTGCTGCCCCGGTTCGACGCGGCCCGCGCGATCGAGCTGATGGTGAAGGAGAACATCAACACCTTCCACGGCGTGCCCACCATGTTCGTCGCGCTCGCGGCGGCCGCGGCGGACGCGGACGTCCTGCCCGAGCTGCGGGTGTGCATCTCCGGCGGCGCCTCGCTGCCCGTCGCCGTACTCGAACGCTTCGAGGCCGCGTTCGGCGCGCGGATCTACGAGGGGTATGGGCTGTCGGAGACCTCGCCGACGGCCACCGTCAACCAGCCGGACTTCGGCACCCGGGCCGGCACCATCGGGCACCCGCTGTGGGGCGTCGACGCGGAGATCGCGCGCGCCGAGGTGGAGGGCCGGATCGAACTGCTGCCGCCCGGCGAACTGGGCGAGGTCGTCATCCGCGGCCACAACGTCTTCTCCGGTTACCTCGGCCGCCCGGAGGCCACCGCCGAGGCCCTGGTCGACGGCTGGTTCCGCACCGGCGACCTCGGCACCAAGGACGAGCAGGGCTTCCTCACGATCGTCGACCGCAAGAAGGACGTCATCATCCGCGGCGGCTACAACGTCTACCCGCGCGAGGTCGAGGAGGTCCTGGTACGGCACCCCGGCATCGCCCAGGTCGCCGTCATCGGCCTGCCCGACGAGCTGCACGGCGAGGAGGTCTGCGCGATCGTCGTCCCGGCACCCGGCGGCGGCCTCGACGCCACCGCCGTCATCGAGTGGTCCAAGGAGCACCTCGGCCGTCACAAGTACCCGCGGCGCGTGGAGTTCGCCGAGGAACTGCCGCTCGGCCCGAGCATGAAGGTGCTCAAGCGGGAGCTGCGGACGCGGTACACGGGCTGA
- a CDS encoding thiolase family protein: MRPVHFAAARRTPIGKLRGALSSVRPDDLAAAVIRQLVAEVPTLDPARIDDVYWGAANQAGEDNRNVARMAALLAGLPESVPGATVNRLCASGLEAVTTAARAIAAGEADIVIAGGSESMSRAPFVLPRPDEALPHRMETFDTRLGWRLTNPAMKDLHGVLAMGETAEEVATRHGISRERQDEFALRSHQLAAAARKNGLFADEILPVERPDGIVVEQDECIREDTSLEKLARLKPVYRAGGTVTAGNTSPMNDGAAGLLLVSEEALGELGLESLGRYVAGASAGVHPDVMGIGPVPATRKVLARAGWEVADLQEAEFNEAFAAQVLACVDQLGIDPGLINPTGGALALGHPLGSSGARILTTLLHRMRRTGAERGLATMCVGVGQGSAVLVERH; this comes from the coding sequence GTGCGTCCCGTCCACTTCGCGGCAGCCCGCCGTACCCCCATCGGCAAGCTGCGTGGCGCCCTCTCGTCCGTCCGGCCCGACGATCTCGCGGCGGCCGTGATCCGCCAACTGGTCGCCGAGGTACCCACGCTCGACCCCGCCCGGATCGACGACGTCTACTGGGGCGCCGCCAACCAGGCGGGCGAGGACAACCGCAACGTCGCCCGGATGGCCGCCCTGCTCGCGGGCCTGCCCGAGTCCGTGCCCGGCGCCACCGTCAACCGGCTGTGCGCCTCCGGCCTCGAAGCCGTCACCACCGCCGCCCGCGCCATCGCCGCGGGCGAGGCCGACATCGTGATCGCCGGCGGCTCCGAGTCCATGAGCCGCGCCCCCTTCGTGCTGCCCCGCCCCGACGAGGCCCTGCCGCACCGCATGGAGACCTTCGACACCCGGCTCGGCTGGCGTCTGACCAACCCCGCCATGAAGGACCTGCACGGCGTGCTCGCCATGGGGGAGACCGCCGAGGAGGTCGCCACCCGGCACGGCATCTCCCGTGAACGGCAGGACGAGTTCGCGCTGCGCAGCCACCAACTCGCCGCCGCCGCCCGCAAGAACGGCCTGTTCGCGGACGAGATCCTGCCCGTCGAACGCCCCGACGGCATCGTGGTCGAGCAGGACGAGTGCATCCGCGAGGACACCTCGCTGGAGAAGCTGGCCCGCCTCAAGCCGGTCTACCGCGCGGGCGGCACGGTCACCGCGGGCAACACCTCGCCGATGAACGACGGCGCCGCCGGCCTGCTCCTGGTCAGCGAGGAGGCCCTCGGCGAACTGGGCCTGGAGTCCCTCGGCCGCTACGTCGCCGGTGCCTCCGCGGGCGTCCACCCCGATGTCATGGGCATCGGACCGGTGCCCGCCACCCGCAAGGTGCTCGCGCGGGCCGGCTGGGAGGTCGCCGACCTCCAGGAGGCCGAGTTCAACGAGGCGTTCGCCGCCCAGGTCCTCGCCTGCGTCGACCAGCTCGGCATCGATCCCGGCCTGATCAACCCCACCGGCGGCGCCCTCGCCCTCGGCCACCCCCTCGGCTCCTCCGGCGCCCGCATCCTGACCACCCTGCTGCACCGCATGCGCCGCACCGGCGCCGAACGCGGCCTGGCCACCATGTGCGTGGGCGTGGGCCAGGGCAGCGCGGTGCTGGTCGAGAGGCACTAG
- a CDS encoding alpha/beta hydrolase, protein MPHVRAHVVDGTRGDLAVRAWEHPAPRFLALLAHGYGEHAGRYDGLAAVLTGHGAAVYAPDHMGHGRSAGERVLIEDFEDVVADVGRAAHLARTAHPGLPLVLVGHSMGGLIAARYAQLHRPELSALILSGPVIGAWELPGRLLALPEIPDTPISPGALSRDPAVGAAYAADPLVWHGPMKRPTLQAFARTLDVVAEGGDAAGLPVLWLHGDDDRLVPPAGSRPGVERLAGGDLTERIFPGARHEVFHETVRDEAFAEVTRFLDRVLAR, encoded by the coding sequence ATGCCCCACGTTCGCGCGCACGTCGTCGACGGCACCCGCGGCGACCTCGCCGTCCGCGCGTGGGAGCACCCCGCGCCCCGCTTCCTCGCGCTGCTGGCGCACGGGTACGGCGAGCACGCGGGCCGGTACGACGGGCTCGCCGCCGTCCTCACCGGGCACGGGGCCGCCGTGTACGCGCCCGACCACATGGGGCACGGCCGTTCGGCCGGTGAGCGGGTGCTGATCGAGGACTTCGAGGACGTGGTCGCCGATGTGGGCCGCGCGGCCCATCTCGCCCGCACCGCGCACCCGGGGCTGCCGCTGGTCCTGGTGGGCCACTCCATGGGCGGCCTGATCGCGGCCCGCTACGCGCAGCTGCACCGCCCGGAGCTGTCCGCGCTGATCCTGTCCGGGCCGGTGATCGGCGCCTGGGAGCTGCCGGGGCGGCTGCTGGCGCTGCCGGAGATCCCGGACACGCCGATCAGTCCGGGCGCGCTCTCCCGCGATCCGGCGGTGGGCGCCGCGTACGCCGCCGATCCGCTGGTCTGGCACGGGCCGATGAAGCGGCCCACCCTCCAGGCGTTCGCGCGCACCCTGGACGTGGTGGCGGAGGGCGGCGACGCGGCCGGGCTGCCGGTGCTGTGGCTGCACGGGGACGACGACCGGCTGGTGCCGCCGGCCGGCAGCCGGCCCGGCGTCGAACGGCTCGCCGGCGGCGATCTCACCGAGCGGATCTTCCCCGGGGCGCGGCACGAGGTGTTCCACGAGACGGTGCGGGACGAGGCGTTCGCGGAGGTGACGCGGTTCCTCGACCGGGTGCTCGCCCGCTGA
- a CDS encoding Dps family protein yields the protein MTVVKSTLSEKALGVTAPALQDTLIDLLGLSLIGKQAHWNIVGPRFRSIHLQLDEVVATARAHSDTVAERAAALGVSPDGRPETIAATFALPGTKDGWLRDTEVVELMVSTLEAAIGRLRERIAATEEADPVTQDLLISITADLEKERWMFAAENQAL from the coding sequence ATGACCGTGGTGAAGAGCACGCTGTCCGAGAAGGCCCTCGGCGTCACCGCGCCCGCGCTCCAGGACACCCTGATCGATCTGCTGGGTCTGTCGCTGATCGGGAAGCAGGCGCACTGGAACATCGTCGGCCCCCGGTTCCGCTCGATCCACCTCCAGCTGGACGAGGTGGTGGCGACGGCCCGTGCCCACTCCGACACGGTCGCCGAGCGTGCCGCCGCGCTGGGGGTGTCGCCGGACGGCCGGCCCGAGACGATCGCGGCGACCTTCGCGCTGCCCGGGACCAAGGACGGCTGGCTGCGGGACACCGAGGTGGTCGAGCTGATGGTCTCGACCCTGGAGGCGGCCATCGGGCGGCTGCGCGAGCGCATCGCGGCCACCGAGGAGGCCGATCCGGTGACGCAGGACCTGCTGATCTCCATCACCGCCGACCTGGAGAAGGAGCGGTGGATGTTCGCGGCGGAGAACCAGGCACTCTGA
- a CDS encoding DUF3140 domain-containing protein, giving the protein MADALETEALWEDFHRVVNMTSAELAAWLRVRDAGERTEPLPDEAGSATGRHVLAILQKRRTDLTDDDVRVMYKVVDTVGDLVDMEDEPRPERTPEDTRRRHRLMTLGHDPLKP; this is encoded by the coding sequence GTGGCCGATGCCCTGGAGACCGAGGCGCTGTGGGAGGACTTCCACCGCGTGGTGAACATGACCTCGGCGGAGCTGGCGGCCTGGCTCAGGGTCCGCGACGCCGGTGAGCGGACGGAGCCGCTGCCCGACGAGGCGGGCAGCGCGACCGGCCGGCATGTCCTCGCGATCCTCCAGAAGCGCCGCACCGATCTCACCGACGACGACGTCCGCGTGATGTACAAGGTCGTGGACACCGTCGGTGACCTGGTGGACATGGAGGACGAGCCGCGACCGGAGCGGACGCCGGAGGACACCCGGCGGCGGCACCGGCTGATGACGCTGGGCCACGACCCGCTCAAGCCGTAG
- a CDS encoding endonuclease, with product MNRDERVVRELVSGYGRTYAEEAGIRLADTPQPLYRLLVLSLLLSARIRASVAVAAARALHEDRLDSPRRMADADWQRRVDALGRGGYRRYDERTATQLGDGAELLSERWGGDLRRLHKEADGDTGELKRLLQEEPGVGPAGADIFLREAQRVWPEVGPYLDGKALDGAERLGLPKDPAKLTELAGDTEPAVLAAALVRAALDKDVAEDCLQRAA from the coding sequence ATGAACCGGGACGAACGCGTCGTACGGGAGCTGGTGTCCGGGTACGGGCGGACCTACGCCGAGGAGGCGGGAATCCGGCTGGCGGACACCCCGCAGCCGCTGTACCGGCTGCTGGTGCTGTCACTGCTGCTGAGCGCCCGGATCCGGGCCTCGGTGGCGGTGGCCGCCGCCCGTGCCCTGCACGAGGACCGGCTGGACAGTCCGCGCCGGATGGCCGACGCGGACTGGCAGCGGCGGGTCGACGCGCTGGGCCGGGGCGGCTACCGCCGCTACGACGAGCGGACCGCCACCCAGCTCGGCGACGGTGCCGAGCTGTTGAGCGAGCGCTGGGGCGGCGATCTGCGGCGGCTGCACAAGGAGGCGGACGGCGACACCGGGGAGCTGAAGCGGCTGCTCCAGGAGGAGCCGGGGGTCGGTCCGGCCGGCGCCGACATCTTCCTGCGCGAGGCGCAGCGCGTCTGGCCGGAAGTGGGCCCCTATCTGGACGGCAAGGCCCTGGACGGCGCGGAGCGGCTCGGCCTGCCGAAGGACCCGGCGAAGCTGACCGAGCTGGCCGGGGACACCGAACCGGCCGTGCTGGCCGCCGCCTTGGTGCGGGCGGCGCTCGACAAGGACGTGGCCGAGGACTGCCTCCAGCGCGCCGCGTGA
- a CDS encoding SAM-dependent methyltransferase has product MAARLMEAPAPGSCPVLSMTTGDFEPENAAKGVAAHAVGAVALVARSRAEVGVFFKGLEPLEPGVVPVAEWRPGEGPDGDRPVSLYGGVARTAAD; this is encoded by the coding sequence ATGGCCGCAAGGCTCATGGAGGCGCCGGCGCCCGGCAGTTGTCCGGTGCTGTCGATGACGACGGGCGACTTCGAACCGGAGAACGCGGCGAAGGGCGTCGCCGCCCACGCGGTGGGCGCGGTGGCCCTGGTCGCTCGTTCCCGGGCCGAAGTGGGCGTCTTCTTCAAGGGACTTGAGCCGCTGGAGCCGGGTGTCGTGCCGGTCGCCGAGTGGCGGCCCGGCGAGGGCCCGGACGGCGACCGGCCCGTCTCCCTGTACGGCGGGGTGGCCCGCACAGCGGCCGACTGA